The following are from one region of the Amylibacter sp. IMCC11727 genome:
- a CDS encoding DUF3291 domain-containing protein produces the protein MTHEFQLAEFNFGTLKYDWDDPRVADFQNNLDLVNGLAAKSDGFIWRMLDDEMEAAQTDVQGVFANPRTASTLSVWRDVESLSAFVWKTIHKRFYDRKGEWFDPQGNGNFVMWWVPKGHRPSISEAMARFKHLETHGDSDHAFGWDYARKT, from the coding sequence ATGACACATGAATTTCAGCTTGCCGAGTTCAATTTCGGCACGCTGAAATACGATTGGGATGATCCGCGTGTGGCGGATTTTCAAAACAACCTTGATTTGGTAAATGGCTTAGCCGCCAAGTCCGATGGTTTTATCTGGCGTATGCTTGATGATGAAATGGAAGCAGCGCAAACCGATGTGCAGGGTGTTTTCGCTAATCCGCGCACCGCATCCACACTGTCGGTTTGGCGCGATGTCGAAAGCTTATCGGCATTTGTTTGGAAAACTATTCACAAACGGTTTTATGATCGCAAAGGCGAATGGTTCGATCCGCAAGGCAACGGAAATTTTGTTATGTGGTGGGTGCCCAAAGGCCATAGACCAAGCATTTCCGAAGCAATGGCACGATTCAAACATTTGGAAACACATGGCGATAGCGATCATGCCTTTGGTTGGGATTACGCCAGAAAAACCTGA
- a CDS encoding NADH-quinone oxidoreductase subunit E, with protein sequence MLRRLHHEQPDSFAFTPMNQKWAEGQLTKYPEGRQASAVIPLLWRAQEQEGWISKPALETVADMLGMAYIRVLEVATFYFMFQLQPVGSVAHIQVCGTTSCMICGAEDLIGVCKDKIAKNAHAISEDGKFSWEEVECLGACANAPMVQIGKDFYEDLTAERFAEIIDEFAAGKVPTPGPQNGRFAAEPLGGVTTLKEWEANRKEYNGSVSRAVDIGDTVKRIQGDEVPILTPWVTSGKAAAKPKKPVAKKAAKAPVGAAGKKASVVAAESKAKPKSTKAAAKAPAKAKVSAQDTAKAVAEKKPRTMKAPRKAGADDLKLISGVGPKLEGVLNDLGFYHFDQIAKWTAAEVAWVDERLKFKGRIERDNWMDQASTLAAGGETAFSKKASK encoded by the coding sequence ATGTTACGCCGCCTACATCACGAACAACCTGACAGCTTTGCTTTCACGCCCATGAACCAAAAATGGGCCGAAGGGCAGTTGACGAAATACCCAGAGGGGCGTCAGGCCTCTGCTGTGATCCCACTGCTGTGGCGCGCGCAGGAACAAGAGGGTTGGATTTCCAAACCCGCGCTTGAAACTGTGGCTGACATGCTTGGCATGGCGTATATCCGCGTGCTCGAGGTGGCGACTTTCTACTTTATGTTCCAACTGCAACCCGTTGGTTCTGTTGCGCATATTCAGGTTTGTGGCACAACGTCCTGTATGATCTGTGGTGCAGAAGACCTGATCGGTGTGTGCAAAGACAAGATCGCCAAAAACGCCCACGCCATCTCCGAAGATGGCAAGTTCAGCTGGGAAGAAGTGGAATGTCTGGGTGCCTGCGCCAACGCGCCGATGGTGCAGATCGGCAAAGACTTTTACGAAGATCTGACAGCCGAACGCTTTGCCGAAATCATTGATGAATTTGCCGCTGGCAAGGTTCCAACGCCTGGCCCGCAAAACGGCCGTTTCGCGGCTGAACCGCTTGGTGGTGTGACAACTCTGAAAGAATGGGAAGCTAACCGCAAAGAGTATAACGGGTCCGTGTCTCGTGCCGTTGATATCGGGGACACTGTGAAACGCATTCAAGGGGATGAAGTTCCAATCCTGACACCGTGGGTGACCTCGGGCAAGGCTGCAGCCAAGCCAAAGAAACCCGTTGCCAAGAAAGCGGCCAAAGCACCCGTCGGTGCCGCAGGTAAAAAGGCTTCCGTTGTGGCCGCTGAAAGCAAGGCCAAGCCAAAATCAACGAAAGCTGCTGCAAAGGCTCCTGCAAAAGCAAAGGTGTCCGCACAGGATACTGCCAAAGCTGTCGCTGAAAAGAAGCCACGCACAATGAAAGCCCCGCGCAAAGCAGGAGCCGATGACTTGAAACTGATTTCAGGTGTTGGGCCAAAGCTGGAAGGTGTGCTAAACGATCTGGGCTTTTATCATTTTGATCAAATCGCGAAATGGACCGCTGCCGAAGTGGCATGGGTTGATGAGCGGTTGAAATTCAAAGGGCGCATTGAGCGTGACAATTGGATGGATCAAGCATCGACGCTGGCCGCAGGGGGCGAAACAGCGTTTTCAAAGAAGGCGTCCAAGTAA
- a CDS encoding DUF5333 domain-containing protein, whose translation MRLLMIATLSLTLATAAMAKPPLRDVQHINDGLLYVGLADEIRKNCSSISGRIFKGVARLRAIHKSAVEMGYTKAEIETFVDSRAEKNRLKARGRAYLKANGASLSKPATMCALGRKEIAANSAIGTLLYEN comes from the coding sequence ATGCGCCTGCTTATGATCGCAACATTGAGCCTTACTCTTGCCACCGCTGCCATGGCAAAACCGCCGCTTCGTGACGTGCAACATATCAATGATGGGTTGCTTTATGTTGGGCTCGCCGATGAAATTCGCAAAAACTGTTCCAGCATTTCTGGGCGTATTTTTAAGGGCGTTGCCAGACTGCGAGCGATTCATAAATCGGCGGTAGAGATGGGATATACAAAGGCTGAGATTGAAACATTCGTGGACAGTCGTGCAGAAAAGAACCGCCTAAAGGCCCGTGGACGCGCTTATTTGAAGGCAAATGGCGCAAGTTTGTCTAAGCCTGCGACTATGTGTGCATTGGGTCGAAAAGAGATCGCCGCGAACAGCGCAATTGGTACTTTGCTTTACGAAAATTAA
- the nuoF gene encoding NADH-quinone oxidoreductase subunit NuoF, with amino-acid sequence MLADQDRIFTNIYGMHDRTLKGAQKRGHWDGTAKIIKNGRDWIIDEMKKSGLRGRGGAGFPTGLKWSFMPKESDGRPSYLVVNADESEPGTCKDREIMRHDPHTLIEGCLIASFAMNANACYIYIRGEFIREREALQAAIDEAYDAGLLGKNAAKSGWDFDLYLAHGAGAYICGEETALLESLEGKKGMPRMKPPFPAGAGLYGCPTTVNNVESIAVVPTILRRGADWFTSFGRPNNAGTKLFAFSGHVNHPCVVEDAMSTPLRELIDRHCGGVRGGWDNLKAVIPGGASVPLLPKDMCDEAIMDFDWLREQRSGLGTAAVIVMDQSTDVIKAIWRLSAFYKHESCGQCTPCREGTGWMMRVMDRLVKGEAEVEEIDMLLDVTKQVEGHTICALGDAAAWPIQGLIRHFRDEIEDRIKHKRTGRVSAVAAE; translated from the coding sequence ATGCTCGCTGATCAGGACCGCATTTTTACAAACATCTACGGTATGCACGACCGCACGCTGAAAGGCGCGCAAAAGCGTGGCCATTGGGATGGCACGGCCAAGATCATTAAGAATGGTCGCGATTGGATCATCGACGAGATGAAAAAATCTGGCCTGCGCGGGCGTGGCGGGGCAGGGTTCCCGACAGGTTTGAAATGGTCCTTTATGCCAAAGGAATCTGACGGTCGCCCGTCCTATCTGGTTGTGAATGCGGATGAGTCCGAGCCGGGCACGTGCAAAGACCGCGAAATCATGCGCCATGATCCGCACACGCTGATCGAAGGCTGCTTGATCGCGTCTTTCGCCATGAACGCGAACGCGTGTTACATCTATATTCGCGGGGAGTTCATTCGCGAGCGTGAAGCCCTGCAAGCCGCCATTGACGAGGCTTACGACGCAGGCCTTTTGGGTAAGAATGCTGCAAAATCTGGTTGGGATTTCGATCTCTATCTGGCCCACGGTGCGGGTGCGTATATCTGTGGTGAGGAAACAGCTCTTCTTGAAAGTCTTGAAGGCAAAAAAGGCATGCCACGCATGAAGCCACCGTTCCCAGCGGGTGCGGGTCTGTATGGCTGCCCGACAACTGTGAATAACGTGGAATCCATTGCCGTTGTGCCAACAATTCTGCGCCGTGGCGCGGATTGGTTCACCAGCTTTGGTCGTCCGAACAATGCTGGCACGAAATTGTTCGCCTTTTCTGGCCATGTGAACCACCCCTGTGTGGTGGAAGACGCTATGTCCACTCCATTGCGTGAGTTGATTGATCGTCACTGCGGCGGTGTTCGCGGCGGTTGGGACAACCTGAAAGCGGTTATTCCGGGCGGAGCCTCTGTGCCGCTGCTGCCAAAAGACATGTGTGACGAAGCCATCATGGATTTCGACTGGCTGCGCGAACAACGCTCTGGTCTTGGCACAGCGGCCGTGATCGTGATGGATCAATCCACCGATGTGATCAAAGCGATCTGGCGTTTGTCTGCGTTTTACAAACATGAAAGCTGTGGTCAGTGTACGCCATGTCGCGAAGGCACGGGCTGGATGATGCGTGTGATGGATCGTTTGGTCAAAGGCGAGGCAGAAGTTGAAGAAATCGACATGCTGCTCGACGTGACCAAACAGGTTGAAGGCCACACCATTTGTGCGCTTGGCGATGCAGCCGCTTGGCCGATCCAAGGTTTGATCCGTCACTTCCGCGATGAGATCGAAGACCGCATCAAACACAAACGCACTGGCCGCGTCAGCGCGGTTGCGGCGGAATAA
- a CDS encoding NADH-quinone oxidoreductase subunit C: MSEALTELGTSLAANRSDAVIATEVNPMGELVVQVSPSALPDFVEYIKTARDARFSSLVDITAVDYPSREKRFEVVYHFLSMYTNQRIRIKASIHEDEVIPSITSIHPSADWFEREVFDMYGIMFSGHPDLRRILTDYGFRGYPLRKDFPTTGYTQLRYDEVEKRVVYEPVSLVQEYRQFDFMSPWEGAEYILPGDEKEEAAK; this comes from the coding sequence ATGTCAGAGGCTCTTACAGAACTGGGAACATCGCTGGCGGCCAACCGCTCTGATGCGGTGATTGCAACCGAAGTGAACCCGATGGGCGAACTGGTTGTGCAGGTGTCCCCATCTGCACTGCCTGATTTCGTTGAATACATCAAAACGGCCCGTGATGCGCGGTTTTCCAGCCTCGTGGATATCACGGCGGTGGATTACCCAAGCCGTGAAAAACGGTTCGAAGTGGTTTACCATTTCCTGTCCATGTACACGAACCAGCGTATTCGCATCAAAGCGTCCATCCACGAAGACGAAGTGATTCCATCCATCACGTCGATTCATCCTTCTGCCGATTGGTTTGAACGCGAAGTGTTTGATATGTACGGTATCATGTTCTCGGGCCACCCAGACCTACGCCGCATCTTGACGGACTATGGCTTCCGTGGATATCCGCTGCGCAAAGACTTCCCGACCACGGGCTACACTCAGTTGCGCTACGACGAAGTTGAAAAGCGCGTTGTGTACGAACCCGTGTCCTTGGTCCAAGAATACCGCCAGTTTGATTTCATGTCCCCATGGGAGGGCGCGGAATACATCCTGCCGGGTGATGAGAAAGAGGAGGCTGCGAAGTAG
- a CDS encoding NADH-quinone oxidoreductase subunit D yields MADGTFNDVQTGEQRIRNFNINFGPQHPAAHGVLRLVLELDGEIVERCDPHIGLLHRGTEKLMESRTYLQNLPYFDRLDYVAPMNQEHAWCLAIEKMTGTEVPRRASLIRVLYSEIGRILNHILNVTTQAMDVGALTPPLWGFEEREKLMVFYERACGARLHAAYFRPGGVHQDLPQDLIDDIEQWAKEFPAVMDDIDGLLTENRIFKQRNVDIAVVSEQEALDWGFSGVMVRGSGMAWDLRRSQPYECYDEMDFQIPVGTNGDCYDRYLCRMQEMRESLKIIHQCIDKLNTEGPGDVLARGKITPPKRGEMKTSMEALIHHFKLYTEGFHVPEGEVYACVEAPKGEFGVYLVSDGSNKPYKSKIRAPGYLHLAAMDHVAKGHQLADVAAIIGTMDVVFGEIDR; encoded by the coding sequence ATGGCTGACGGAACTTTCAATGACGTCCAGACGGGCGAACAGCGTATTCGGAACTTTAACATCAACTTTGGTCCGCAGCACCCTGCAGCCCACGGTGTTTTGCGCCTTGTGCTCGAACTTGACGGTGAAATCGTAGAACGCTGCGACCCGCACATCGGTCTGTTGCACCGTGGCACAGAAAAGCTGATGGAAAGCCGCACCTATCTGCAAAACCTGCCGTACTTTGATCGGCTGGACTATGTGGCCCCCATGAACCAAGAACATGCTTGGTGTTTGGCCATCGAAAAGATGACAGGCACAGAAGTACCGCGCCGTGCGAGCCTGATCCGTGTGCTGTACTCTGAAATTGGCCGCATTCTGAACCACATCTTGAACGTGACCACGCAAGCAATGGACGTTGGCGCGTTGACGCCGCCGCTTTGGGGTTTTGAAGAGCGTGAAAAGCTGATGGTGTTTTACGAGCGTGCCTGTGGAGCGCGTCTGCACGCGGCCTATTTCCGCCCCGGTGGTGTTCATCAAGATTTGCCGCAAGACCTGATCGACGACATTGAACAGTGGGCGAAAGAATTCCCCGCTGTGATGGATGACATCGACGGTTTGCTGACAGAAAACCGCATCTTCAAGCAACGCAACGTAGATATCGCTGTTGTGTCAGAACAAGAAGCGCTCGATTGGGGTTTTTCTGGCGTGATGGTACGTGGCTCTGGCATGGCATGGGACCTGCGCCGTTCGCAGCCTTATGAATGCTATGACGAAATGGACTTCCAAATCCCTGTGGGCACCAACGGCGATTGCTATGATCGCTACCTGTGCCGCATGCAGGAAATGCGCGAAAGTCTGAAGATCATTCATCAGTGTATCGACAAGCTGAACACCGAAGGGCCGGGCGATGTGCTGGCACGGGGCAAAATCACGCCGCCTAAGCGCGGTGAGATGAAAACCTCGATGGAAGCCCTAATCCACCACTTCAAACTCTACACCGAAGGGTTCCACGTTCCCGAAGGCGAAGTTTACGCCTGTGTGGAAGCCCCCAAAGGCGAGTTTGGCGTCTATCTGGTGTCAGATGGATCGAACAAACCCTATAAATCAAAAATCCGCGCCCCGGGGTATTTGCACCTTGCCGCGATGGATCACGTGGCCAAAGGCCACCAACTGGCCGACGTGGCCGCGATTATCGGCACGATGGATGTCGTATTCGGAGAGATTGACCGCTAA
- a CDS encoding DUF5337 domain-containing protein, which produces MAPKHPDPAPDLASRQIRIASIVIIVTMVVWMGASFIGGQIGLPTRYAFLIDLAALAAFFWALVNLYQAWRKRQTMKD; this is translated from the coding sequence TTGGCCCCGAAACATCCTGATCCCGCCCCAGATCTTGCATCTCGGCAAATACGGATCGCATCCATCGTCATTATCGTGACTATGGTTGTTTGGATGGGGGCCAGTTTCATCGGTGGTCAGATCGGATTGCCAACGCGTTACGCGTTTTTGATTGATCTAGCCGCACTTGCCGCGTTCTTTTGGGCGTTGGTGAATTTGTATCAAGCATGGCGTAAGCGCCAGACAATGAAGGATTGA